In Gaiellales bacterium, the sequence GCGGATCAGCTCGATCATCTCCTCGACGTCGCGGATGTGCGGGACGTTGTCGAGCGTGACGGGATCGGCGGTGAGCAGGCAGGCTGCGAGGATCGGCAGTGCCGCGTTCTTGTTGCCCGCGGGGCGGATCGTCCCCGACAGCGGCCGCCCACCCTCGATCAGGAAAGCCTCCACCGTGCCCTCTCGTGCCGCCGTTGCCACAGTCATCTCAGAGTAGTCCCATTCGCCCCGGTTGACCGCGGTCCTGCTACGTTCGTCGCCGACATGGCAGACGACCTCGTGCACGACCGCGACGCCGCCTGGGCGCTTCTCACCGAGTGGACGCAGAGCGAGGCGCTGCGCCGTCACGCGCTCGCGGTGGAGGCGTCGGTGCGGGCCTACGCGCGCCGGCTCGGCGAGGACGAGGATGCGTGGGGCAACGTTGCCCTCCTCCACGACTTCGACTACGAGCGCCACCCGACGCTCGATCAGCATCCCCAGGACGGCGCCCCGGTGCTGCGCGAGCGCGGGTACCCGGAGTGGTTCATCCGCGCGATCCAGTCCCACGGCGACCACACCGGGGTGACCCGCGAGTCGCGGCTCGAGCAGACGCTCTACGCCTGCGACGAGGTGTCCGGCTTCGTGCACGCGTGCGGGCTGGTGCGCCCCGACGGCATCGCCACGCTGGAGCCGAGGTCGGTCCGCAAGAAGCTGAAGCAGCCGAGCTTCGCGAAGGGCGTCAACCGCGAGGACGTCGTCCACGGCGCCGAGCAGTTGGGCGTCGACCTTGATGAGCACATCGCGTTCGTGATCGAGGCTCTGCGGCCGATCGCGCCCGAGCTCGGGCTACGCGGTTAGCGCCTCCGCCAGCCGGTCGATCTCGTCGTCGGTCGTCCACGCTCCCACCGACACCCGGACGTACGGGGTATCCGGGATGCTGCGGATGAGGATCCCCTGCTCGCCCAGGCGCGAGACGAGTGCGGCCGTGTCCTCGACCCCGTCGACGGTGAGCGCGATCAGCGGCCCGCCACCGTCGCCCTGGTCGGCAACGACCACGCCGGGCTGTCTGCGCAGGCGCTCGCACGCCCGTGCCGCGTTGGCATCCGTCCGCTCGACCCACCCGGCGCGACCGCCCTCGAGCGATTCGACCCACTCGATCGCGGCCGCGATGCCGGCCAGGATGGTCGTGTCGATGGAGCCGCCGTCGTAGCGCGCGGCGTCAGGATGAAACGCCCCGATCCTGCCCTCGACGAGGTTCCAGAAGCTCGACTGCGCCGTCCAGAGACGGTCGTACCAGCCGGGCGCCACCCACAGACCGCCCGTGCCCTGCGGTCCCAGCAGCCACTTCTGACCCGAGAAGGCGTAGAAGTCGGCGCCGGTCGCCGTCACGTCGACGTCGATCGCGCCGACCGACTGCGCGCCGTCGAGCAGCAGCGAGGCGCCCACCCGGTGGGCGGCTGCGGCCAGCCGGGGGGCATCGAGCCGCCGGCCGGTCGTCCACAGCACGTGCGAGACGGCGACCATGCGCGTGCGCTCGCCGATCGCCTCCTCGAGCTCGTCTGCGGGCACCGCCCGCACGTCGACGCCGTGGCGGCTCGAGATCACGTCCAGCGGACTGAGGATGCCCTGGTGCTCCTCGGTCGTGGTCACGACCTGGTCGCCCGGATTCCAGTCGATGCCTGCGACGACAACGGCCACGCCGCTCGAGGTCGAGCTGGTGACCGCGACCTGCTCGGGCGGTGCGTTGACGGTGCGCGCAAGAGCCGCCCGGGCCCGGGCGCGGAGCTCGCGCATGTGCGCGTACATCGCCATGCCGATGCGCGGCCTCAGCACCGCCTGCTCGAGCTCCTCCCGCATCGCGTCGGCCGCCGCTCGCGGCATCGGGCCGTTCGTGCCGGCGTTCAGGTAGGTGACGCCCTCCAGCGAGGGCAGCTGGTCGCGGATGGTCACAGCAGGACCACCGAGTCGATGGGATCGTGGTCGGAGAGGCGGACGGGCAGCTTGCCCTCGATCGGGAGGTCACGCCGCTCGGGCGGCCAGGGAGCGGGACGCGACTCCTCGACCATGCCCCGCACGAGGATGTGGTCGATGCGCATGCCGAGCTCCTCCGGATCCTCGAACCAGCCGCGTGCGCGAAGCGAGCGCATGCCCGGCGAGCGCGCGGTCGCGTTCAGGTCGCCGGCGAGCACCATCGGCGCGCCGCGCGCGAACTGCTCCAGCACCCAGCCGGCGCGCTCCAGCTGCTGCTGGTTGTCGCTCGACCCGGCGTGCAGGTTCGCCAGGGCGACCTCGCGGCCCGCCCGGCGATGGCGCAGGCGGACGAGCTGTGCGATGCGCGGCTCGCCGCGCAGCCGCTGCTGGCGGTTGATCTGCACGCGGCGGGCGGAGACGAGCAGCAGCTCGCCCCCGTAGAGGACGGCGTTCGCCTGCCCCTCGACCTGTGTGCGTACGAGGTCGGGGAGCGCCTTGCCGACGGCGGCGCCGACGGCGAGCGGCAGTGGCACGTGCACGAACGGGACGTGGGCGCCGTAGGCGGGCGCGAGCGTGACGCCCATGCCGGTCGCCTCGCTGAGCAGTGAGCCGGCCCAGACGGGCACCTCCTGGAGCACGATCACGTCAGGGGCGTCCTCGGTCATCAGCCGCGCCATCTCCCGGAGCAGCTTGCGGTGCACGTGCGAGTGCTGGCGATCCGGGGGGACGTCGCGGCCGTGGGCGATGTTCCAGGTGCGGATGCGGAGGCGGACGGGGTCGCTCACAGCCGCGATGCTACCGATACGGCCGGTAGCATCCACCCATGAGGCTTCCGGGACGACCGCGGTTCGGGGACATCGTCTCACGCCAGCTGGCGATGTTCATGACCGATCAGCACGACCTCCTGCTCGCGGTCGAGCAGGCGCGCGTCTCCTACACCCACGCCCGCGGCGGCGACGTGGAGGAGCTCTACGGCGACTACATGGATCTGGTCGAGCAGGCCGAGGAGGAGCTGCTCGCGCTTCGCGACCGCTACGCCGAGACGATGGCCGCGCGCGACCGCACTCGGTACG encodes:
- a CDS encoding aminotransferase class V-fold PLP-dependent enzyme, encoding MTIRDQLPSLEGVTYLNAGTNGPMPRAAADAMREELEQAVLRPRIGMAMYAHMRELRARARAALARTVNAPPEQVAVTSSTSSGVAVVVAGIDWNPGDQVVTTTEEHQGILSPLDVISSRHGVDVRAVPADELEEAIGERTRMVAVSHVLWTTGRRLDAPRLAAAAHRVGASLLLDGAQSVGAIDVDVTATGADFYAFSGQKWLLGPQGTGGLWVAPGWYDRLWTAQSSFWNLVEGRIGAFHPDAARYDGGSIDTTILAGIAAAIEWVESLEGGRAGWVERTDANAARACERLRRQPGVVVADQGDGGGPLIALTVDGVEDTAALVSRLGEQGILIRSIPDTPYVRVSVGAWTTDDEIDRLAEALTA
- a CDS encoding endonuclease/exonuclease/phosphatase family protein; this translates as MSDPVRLRIRTWNIAHGRDVPPDRQHSHVHRKLLREMARLMTEDAPDVIVLQEVPVWAGSLLSEATGMGVTLAPAYGAHVPFVHVPLPLAVGAAVGKALPDLVRTQVEGQANAVLYGGELLLVSARRVQINRQQRLRGEPRIAQLVRLRHRRAGREVALANLHAGSSDNQQQLERAGWVLEQFARGAPMVLAGDLNATARSPGMRSLRARGWFEDPEELGMRIDHILVRGMVEESRPAPWPPERRDLPIEGKLPVRLSDHDPIDSVVLL
- a CDS encoding HDIG domain-containing protein, which codes for MADDLVHDRDAAWALLTEWTQSEALRRHALAVEASVRAYARRLGEDEDAWGNVALLHDFDYERHPTLDQHPQDGAPVLRERGYPEWFIRAIQSHGDHTGVTRESRLEQTLYACDEVSGFVHACGLVRPDGIATLEPRSVRKKLKQPSFAKGVNREDVVHGAEQLGVDLDEHIAFVIEALRPIAPELGLRG